A single window of Bacillota bacterium DNA harbors:
- a CDS encoding sodium ion-translocating decarboxylase subunit beta, with protein MGGLLAGIIALTWQQVVMWTLGLSLIYLAVKKNYEPLLLVPIGFGAVMANIPLSGAVGEGGPLTLLLQVGVLTELFPILIFIGVGAMCDFGPLLKNPEVMLLGAAAQVGIFATIIVATLLGFPIAQATAIGILGTADGPTTLYVASLYAPEILAPLALAAYSYMALTPLIMPPIIKALTTVSERKLRMHYHSGPEVSRTAKLVFPLCVVIVAGVIAPVAVPLVGFLMLGNFLRESGVTDRLSQSAQNELINVVTLLLGLTIGGTMTANNFLNVTSLGVMMLGLGAMTFATAGGIIIAKILNLFRQEKINPMVGAAGISAFPMAGRVVAKMALAEDKQNYLLMHAMSVNISGQLCSIVAGVVVIAIIKALLGA; from the coding sequence ATTGGGGGACTTCTAGCGGGTATAATTGCTTTGACATGGCAGCAGGTGGTGATGTGGACACTCGGGCTTAGTCTCATCTATCTTGCCGTCAAAAAGAACTATGAGCCTTTGCTGCTCGTCCCCATCGGCTTCGGAGCGGTTATGGCTAACATCCCGCTATCTGGAGCAGTGGGGGAGGGTGGCCCTTTGACTTTGCTACTTCAGGTCGGAGTACTTACGGAGCTGTTTCCCATCTTGATATTTATCGGGGTCGGGGCGATGTGCGATTTTGGTCCCTTGCTTAAGAACCCTGAGGTCATGTTACTAGGCGCGGCCGCACAAGTGGGTATTTTCGCCACGATTATCGTGGCCACGCTGCTCGGGTTTCCCATCGCGCAGGCAACAGCCATCGGAATCCTCGGCACTGCGGACGGCCCGACGACACTTTATGTCGCCTCGCTGTACGCGCCAGAAATTTTAGCGCCGTTAGCTTTGGCGGCGTATTCCTACATGGCGCTCACCCCGCTGATTATGCCACCTATCATCAAAGCGCTGACAACTGTTAGTGAGCGGAAATTGCGCATGCACTACCACAGCGGGCCAGAAGTCTCACGCACAGCAAAGTTGGTGTTCCCTTTATGTGTTGTCATCGTGGCGGGCGTCATTGCACCAGTAGCCGTCCCCTTGGTGGGTTTCCTTATGTTGGGTAACTTCCTCCGCGAAAGCGGCGTCACTGACAGGCTCAGTCAGTCAGCGCAAAACGAACTTATCAATGTAGTGACTTTGCTGCTAGGCCTTACTATTGGCGGTACTATGACGGCCAACAACTTTCTTAACGTCACATCCTTAGGTGTTATGATGCTAGGCTTAGGGGCCATGACCTTTGCGACTGCGGGAGGCATCATCATTGCCAAAATTCTTAATTTGTTTAGGCAGGAAAAAATTAACCCCATGGTTGGTGCTGCTGGCATCTCGGCCTTTCCTATGGCCGGGCGCGTGGTGGCAAAAATGGCGCTCGCGGAGGACAAGCAGAACTACCTACTGATGCACGCGATGTCGGTAAACATTTCTGGACAACTCTGCTCCATCGTAGCGGGCGTAGTGGTTATCGCCATTATAAAGGCCTTGCTGGGAGCATAG
- a CDS encoding nucleotidyltransferase domain-containing protein: protein MLRENVAPSFVYLFGSQSSGTARQDSDIDIAYVADKHLSPYERFTLAGQLASLLHVDVDLVDLNVASTVLQMQIVSQGSIIYCTEELFRQLFAMRVYKMYARLNEERAAIMQNYARGSLEA, encoded by the coding sequence ATGTTGCGAGAAAATGTGGCACCCTCCTTCGTCTATCTATTCGGCTCACAAAGCTCAGGCACCGCTCGACAAGATAGCGATATTGATATCGCCTATGTCGCAGATAAGCATCTAAGCCCTTACGAACGATTCACCTTGGCCGGTCAGCTTGCTTCCTTGCTCCATGTTGATGTGGATCTAGTAGACCTTAACGTTGCTTCGACCGTGTTGCAGATGCAAATTGTGAGTCAAGGTTCTATTATCTACTGCACAGAAGAGCTGTTCCGCCAGTTGTTTGCCATGCGTGTCTACAAAATGTATGCGCGTCTCAATGAGGAAAGGGCGGCCATAATGCAAAATTACGCACGAGGGAGTTTAGAGGCGTGA
- a CDS encoding DUF86 domain-containing protein, with translation MNRDVIINKCAVIERCVKRVVEEYGGSAASLENLTKQDSVMLNLLRACEAVIDLAMHLVAEQSLGVPQSSRDSIEILRKHGTLSPNTAQNMKNMIGFRNIAVHDYQALNLEIVQAIIERHLLDFRHYVEEILGATVRK, from the coding sequence GTGAACAGAGATGTGATCATCAACAAGTGCGCGGTTATCGAGCGCTGCGTGAAACGCGTGGTTGAGGAGTACGGCGGTAGCGCCGCTTCACTGGAAAACCTTACTAAACAAGATTCGGTCATGCTCAATCTGCTGCGCGCCTGTGAAGCTGTTATTGATCTAGCTATGCACCTAGTTGCGGAGCAGTCCCTCGGTGTGCCTCAATCAAGCCGTGATTCGATCGAAATACTTAGAAAGCACGGTACTCTCTCCCCCAACACGGCACAGAACATGAAGAACATGATCGGCTTTCGCAACATCGCCGTCCACGATTACCAAGCCCTAAACTTAGAGATCGTGCAGGCGATTATTGAAAGGCATCTCCTAGACTTTCGTCACTACGTCGAAGAGATTTTAGGTGCGACTGTACGGAAGTAG
- the infC gene encoding translation initiation factor IF-3: MLGGGLVINKETKVAEPQVNDEIRAREVRLIDENGEQLGVRPFRDALRIAQEKGLDLVNVAPTAKPIVCRIMDYGRFKYEQSKKDREARKKQHIINVKELTFSPNIEPHDLETKSRSAIQFLKEGDRVKVTVRFRGREVAHSDRGKHVLTQFYALVQDLATIDREPKLEGRNMIMFLNAKKQQQ; this comes from the coding sequence ATTTTAGGAGGTGGATTAGTCATTAATAAAGAAACCAAAGTAGCCGAGCCCCAAGTGAATGACGAGATTAGAGCCCGCGAAGTCCGTCTGATTGATGAAAACGGAGAACAGCTGGGGGTAAGACCTTTCCGCGATGCGCTGCGCATTGCCCAGGAGAAAGGCCTCGACCTTGTCAATGTGGCGCCAACGGCCAAGCCCATAGTTTGCCGTATTATGGACTACGGCAGATTTAAGTATGAGCAAAGCAAGAAAGACCGCGAAGCTCGCAAGAAACAACACATCATCAATGTCAAGGAACTCACCTTTAGTCCTAACATCGAGCCACATGACTTGGAGACTAAGTCTCGCTCGGCCATTCAGTTCTTGAAGGAGGGCGATAGAGTCAAAGTCACTGTTCGCTTCCGTGGTCGTGAAGTCGCCCATTCTGACCGTGGAAAGCACGTTTTGACGCAATTTTACGCCTTAGTGCAAGACTTAGCCACGATTGACCGCGAGCCGAAGCTCGAAGGGCGCAACATGATTATGTTTTTGAATGCCAAAAAACAGCAACAATAA
- the rpmI gene encoding 50S ribosomal protein L35 produces the protein MPKVKTVRGAAKRFKITGTGKALRRSNMKNHLNEAKSSKRMRNLGKASLVHPTDMGRLKQLIPYKF, from the coding sequence ATGCCAAAAGTGAAAACCGTTCGCGGCGCAGCCAAGAGGTTTAAAATTACAGGCACCGGCAAGGCTTTGCGGCGCAGCAATATGAAGAATCACCTTAATGAGGCCAAGTCGTCTAAGCGGATGCGCAACCTCGGCAAGGCTAGTCTTGTTCACCCAACAGATATGGGCCGTCTAAAGCAGCTCATTCCATACAAATTTTAA